In one Pseudomonas purpurea genomic region, the following are encoded:
- the gspE gene encoding type II secretion system ATPase GspE, producing MTNQAWGCEQLPFGFARRLGVLLEGSGEALSLSIRSDTPLTALAEVRRVTGRELPVQVLEPALFATRLASAYREGQSAAEQVAQGLDEELDLLSLADQLPQTADLLEQEGDAPIIRLINALLSEAVREKASDVHLETFEQYLSVRMRVDGQLREVLRPRRELANLLVSRIKVMARLDIAEKRVPQDGRIALRLAGHEVDVRVSTLPSAHGERVVLRLLDKQAGRLDLQRLGMPPDTLACFERILGRPHGIFLVTGPTGSGKTTSLYAALASLNDQTRNILTVEDPIEYHLPGIGQTPVNPKVEMTFARGLRAILRQDPDVVMVGEIRDRETAEIAVQASLTGHLVLSTLHTNSAVGAVTRLLDMGVDAYLLASSLVGVLAQRLLRTLCPHCKEACEADPVACRRLGVEGAARLFKARGCAQCQQGYRGRMGIYELVSITPAFSTLIHQGASEQALAEAARAHSRSLFQDGQRLVLEGLTSLDELLRVSQED from the coding sequence ATGACGAATCAGGCGTGGGGCTGCGAGCAACTGCCGTTTGGTTTCGCCCGACGCCTGGGCGTGTTGCTTGAAGGCTCGGGCGAGGCGTTGAGTTTGTCGATCCGCAGCGATACGCCGCTGACGGCATTGGCGGAAGTCCGACGGGTGACGGGGCGTGAGCTGCCGGTTCAGGTCCTTGAGCCTGCGTTGTTTGCAACACGCCTGGCGAGCGCTTACCGCGAAGGTCAGAGCGCCGCCGAACAGGTCGCTCAAGGGCTGGATGAAGAGCTCGACCTGTTGAGCCTGGCCGACCAGCTCCCGCAGACCGCCGACCTGCTGGAACAGGAAGGCGACGCGCCGATCATCCGCCTGATCAACGCGTTGCTCAGTGAAGCGGTGCGCGAAAAAGCCTCGGATGTTCACCTGGAAACCTTCGAGCAGTACCTGTCGGTGCGCATGCGGGTGGATGGGCAACTGCGCGAAGTGCTCCGGCCCCGGCGTGAGTTGGCCAACCTGTTGGTGTCGCGGATCAAGGTCATGGCCCGCCTCGATATAGCTGAAAAGCGCGTGCCGCAGGACGGCCGCATTGCGTTGCGCCTGGCCGGGCACGAAGTGGATGTGCGGGTTTCGACCCTGCCGTCGGCCCATGGCGAGCGCGTGGTGTTGCGCCTGCTCGACAAACAGGCCGGGCGCCTCGACTTGCAGCGCCTGGGCATGCCGCCCGACACCCTGGCGTGCTTTGAGCGGATTCTCGGCAGGCCCCACGGGATTTTCCTGGTGACGGGCCCCACCGGCTCCGGCAAGACCACCAGCCTGTACGCGGCGCTGGCCAGCCTGAATGACCAGACCCGCAACATCCTCACGGTGGAAGACCCGATCGAATACCACTTGCCGGGGATTGGCCAGACGCCGGTCAACCCTAAGGTCGAGATGACGTTTGCCCGTGGCTTGCGGGCCATTCTGCGACAGGACCCGGACGTGGTGATGGTCGGTGAGATCCGTGATCGGGAAACCGCCGAAATCGCCGTGCAGGCGTCGTTGACCGGGCATCTGGTGTTGTCGACCTTGCACACCAACAGCGCGGTCGGCGCGGTCACCCGGTTGCTGGACATGGGCGTCGACGCGTACTTGCTGGCGTCGTCGCTGGTCGGCGTGCTCGCGCAACGCTTGTTGCGCACCCTTTGCCCGCATTGCAAGGAAGCCTGCGAGGCGGACCCGGTGGCGTGTCGGCGACTGGGCGTCGAGGGCGCGGCAAGGCTGTTCAAGGCCCGAGGATGCGCGCAGTGCCAGCAAGGCTATCGCGGGCGGATGGGTATCTATGAGCTGGTGAGCATCACGCCGGCCTTTTCGACGTTGATTCATCAGGGTGCCAGTGAGCAAGCCTTGGCAGAGGCCGCGCGCGCGCATTCGCGCAGCTTGTTCCAGGATGGCCAGCGGCTGGTGCTCGAGGGCCTCACCAGTCTCGATGAACTGCTGCGCGTCAGTCAGGAGGACTAG
- the gspF gene encoding type II secretion system inner membrane protein GspF, whose product MPGFEYRAQDRKGRPCKGVQEADSPRHARQLLREKGLLPSHVGAAKHLRVKGAVFALGTKLAPGELALLTLQLSTLIQAGLPLEESLRAVAAQSEKNRVSALLAAVRARVMEGHALATALGGFPRAFPELFRATIAAGERSGHLGHVLEQLAVYTEARQASRQRIQLALVYPMILMCASLAIVGFLLGYVVPDVVKIFVDSGQPLPPLTRGMILISDGVRSHGVIMLGVLSVLVLLGRWALVQPRLRLRWHALVLRLPLLGGVLRAMEAARFASTLAILGKSAVPLVDALEIAAAVIGNLTIRHRMHDVARSVREGGTLTQGLEQGGDIPPMMLHMIASGERAGELDRLLARAAEQQEKTLAARIALVVSLFEPVMLVLMGGVVLLIVMAILLPILSLNQLVS is encoded by the coding sequence ATGCCGGGATTCGAGTACCGCGCCCAGGACCGTAAAGGTCGCCCGTGCAAAGGCGTGCAGGAAGCCGACAGCCCACGGCACGCCCGGCAATTGCTGCGCGAGAAGGGCTTGTTGCCGAGCCACGTGGGGGCGGCAAAACACCTGCGTGTCAAAGGGGCGGTGTTTGCCCTCGGGACGAAGCTGGCGCCCGGCGAACTGGCGCTGTTGACCTTGCAGTTGTCGACGCTGATTCAGGCCGGTCTGCCCTTGGAGGAGTCCTTGCGGGCCGTCGCGGCGCAGAGCGAAAAGAACCGGGTCAGCGCGTTGCTGGCGGCAGTGCGGGCGCGGGTGATGGAAGGTCATGCCTTGGCCACGGCGTTAGGCGGATTTCCTCGGGCGTTTCCCGAGTTGTTTCGCGCCACCATCGCGGCAGGTGAGCGCTCTGGGCATCTGGGGCATGTGCTTGAGCAACTGGCGGTCTATACCGAGGCCCGCCAGGCATCGCGCCAACGGATTCAACTGGCGCTGGTGTATCCGATGATCCTGATGTGTGCGTCGCTGGCTATCGTCGGTTTCCTGCTCGGCTATGTGGTGCCGGATGTGGTGAAGATTTTCGTCGACAGCGGTCAGCCGTTACCGCCGCTGACCCGCGGCATGATCCTGATCAGTGACGGCGTGCGTAGCCATGGCGTGATTATGCTGGGGGTGTTGTCGGTCCTGGTGCTGCTGGGGCGTTGGGCTCTGGTTCAGCCTCGATTGCGCCTGCGCTGGCATGCGCTGGTGTTGCGGTTGCCGCTGTTGGGCGGGGTGCTGCGCGCCATGGAGGCGGCGCGGTTTGCCAGCACCCTGGCGATTCTTGGCAAGAGTGCGGTGCCTTTGGTCGATGCGCTGGAAATCGCGGCGGCGGTGATCGGCAACCTGACGATTCGCCACCGCATGCACGACGTTGCACGGTCGGTGCGCGAGGGCGGCACCCTGACGCAAGGCCTGGAACAGGGGGGGGATATCCCGCCCATGATGCTGCACATGATTGCCAGCGGCGAACGGGCGGGCGAGCTCGACCGCCTGCTGGCGCGGGCCGCCGAGCAGCAGGAAAAGACCCTCGCGGCGCGGATCGCGCTTGTCGTGAGCCTGTTTGAACCGGTCATGCTGGTGCTGATGGGCGGCGTCGTGCTGCTGATCGTCATGGCCATTCTTCTACCCATTCTTAGCCTGAACCAACTGGTGAGTTGA
- a CDS encoding type II secretion system protein N: MTSSLTTVIARWPTLLGVVLWVLPLGYGAYLFANEGQLREGRVMRDERPTLPAPVAQPLPEFNPDAIATVMGLVAQTAAVSSAEPLTLRASFVSNTGLSRALLAGADGERLYQVGDSLPGGSVLRRVEVSRIVLWRKGREELLALQPQAERSVLTIPPTDRGPAPAPVLLHLRPTADLPPSL, translated from the coding sequence ATGACTTCTTCATTAACGACGGTCATCGCGCGCTGGCCAACGCTGCTCGGGGTCGTCCTCTGGGTGTTACCGCTGGGCTATGGCGCTTATCTGTTCGCCAACGAAGGGCAGCTGCGCGAGGGACGGGTGATGCGAGACGAACGACCGACGCTACCCGCCCCCGTGGCTCAACCGTTACCTGAATTCAATCCCGACGCCATCGCGACGGTGATGGGGCTGGTTGCGCAAACGGCAGCGGTGAGCAGTGCCGAGCCGCTGACGCTACGTGCCAGTTTTGTCTCAAACACCGGGCTTTCGCGGGCGCTGCTCGCGGGGGCTGACGGTGAGCGCCTGTATCAGGTCGGCGACAGCCTGCCGGGCGGCAGCGTGCTACGGCGGGTGGAAGTGTCCCGGATAGTGCTGTGGCGCAAAGGCCGCGAGGAGTTGCTGGCGCTTCAACCCCAGGCCGAACGCAGCGTGCTGACGATCCCGCCAACAGACCGTGGGCCTGCTCCCGCGCCTGTTCTTCTTCACCTTCGGCCAACCGCTGATCTGCCACCGAGTCTTTGA
- the gspH gene encoding type II secretion system minor pseudopilin GspH translates to MRQACRGFTLLELMVVMVLIGVLLGMVGLATGNHSASLARQEANGLIQLLQTLREHAVLEGREYGLRLEPEGYQVLRLEGQAWRPAGSAYRLPQGLQLRLAQTGQASALGERPGQPHLLILSSDENTAFTLHLQTDQHVLISLSSDGLSEAALDE, encoded by the coding sequence GTGCGCCAGGCATGCCGGGGTTTTACCTTGCTGGAGCTGATGGTCGTCATGGTGCTGATCGGCGTGCTGCTGGGCATGGTGGGGCTGGCCACCGGCAACCATTCCGCCAGCCTGGCTCGCCAGGAGGCCAACGGGTTGATCCAGCTGTTGCAGACGCTGCGCGAGCACGCCGTGCTTGAAGGTCGCGAGTACGGTCTGCGGCTGGAGCCCGAGGGTTATCAGGTGCTGAGGCTCGAGGGTCAGGCGTGGCGGCCGGCCGGCAGCGCTTATCGATTGCCGCAGGGCCTTCAACTGCGTCTGGCGCAAACCGGTCAGGCTTCGGCGCTCGGGGAGCGCCCCGGTCAGCCACACCTGTTGATACTCAGCAGCGACGAAAACACCGCGTTCACCTTGCACCTGCAAACCGATCAACACGTGCTGATCAGCCTCTCCAGCGATGGCCTGAGTGAGGCGGCCCTCGATGAGTAA
- the hemE gene encoding uroporphyrinogen decarboxylase: MTALKNDRFLRALLKQPVDVTPVWMMRQAGRYLPEYRASRAKAGDFMSLCMNPEFACEVTMQPLDRYPQLDAAILFSDILTIPDAMGQGLYFETGEGPRFKKVVSTMADIEALPIPDPQKDLGYVMDAVSTIRRELNGRVPLIGFAGSPWTLATYMVEGGSSKDYRKTKTMLYDNPQALHLLLDKLAQTVTSYLNGQIMAGAQAVQIFDSWGGSLSAAAYQEFSLAYMRKIVSGLIREHEGRKVPVILFTKNGGLWLESIADAGADALGLDWTCDIGSARDRVGSKVALQGNMDPTVLYAKPEAIRTEVGRILASYGKGSGHVFNLGHGITPEVDPEHAGAFLRAVHELSAQYHQ; the protein is encoded by the coding sequence ATGACTGCCCTGAAGAACGACCGTTTCCTTCGCGCCCTGCTCAAGCAACCCGTAGACGTCACGCCTGTGTGGATGATGCGTCAGGCCGGTCGCTACTTGCCTGAATACCGCGCCAGCCGTGCCAAGGCCGGTGATTTCATGAGCCTGTGCATGAACCCGGAGTTCGCTTGCGAAGTCACGATGCAGCCGCTCGACCGTTATCCACAACTGGATGCGGCGATCCTATTCTCCGACATCCTGACCATTCCCGATGCCATGGGCCAAGGCCTGTACTTCGAAACCGGTGAAGGCCCGCGCTTCAAGAAAGTCGTCAGCACGATGGCCGATATCGAAGCCCTGCCGATTCCTGATCCACAAAAGGACCTCGGCTATGTGATGGACGCGGTCAGCACCATTCGCCGCGAGCTGAACGGCCGCGTGCCGCTGATCGGCTTTGCTGGCAGCCCATGGACACTGGCCACCTACATGGTCGAAGGCGGCTCGTCGAAAGACTACCGCAAGACCAAAACCATGCTCTACGATAACCCGCAAGCCTTGCACCTGCTGCTGGACAAGCTCGCGCAGACGGTCACCAGCTACCTCAACGGCCAGATCATGGCCGGCGCGCAAGCGGTGCAGATCTTCGACAGCTGGGGCGGCAGCCTCTCGGCGGCGGCGTACCAGGAATTCTCCCTGGCCTACATGCGCAAAATCGTCAGCGGCCTGATCCGCGAACACGAAGGCCGCAAAGTGCCGGTCATCCTCTTCACCAAAAACGGCGGCCTCTGGCTGGAAAGCATCGCCGACGCTGGCGCGGATGCCTTGGGCCTGGACTGGACCTGCGACATCGGCAGTGCCCGTGACCGCGTCGGCAGCAAAGTCGCCCTGCAAGGCAACATGGACCCGACCGTGCTCTACGCCAAACCAGAAGCCATCCGCACCGAAGTCGGGCGCATTCTCGCCAGCTACGGCAAAGGCAGCGGTCACGTATTCAACCTCGGCCACGGCATCACCCCGGAAGTCGACCCGGAACACGCCGGTGCCTTCCTGCGCGCCGTGCACGAGCTTTCTGCGCAATACCATCAGTAA
- the gspD gene encoding type II secretion system secretin GspD, giving the protein MVLLIPGWATAEQQRWQLAMNNAELRDIIDEMSSILGTTVILDPRVQGRITVMSRQALDREGVRRLFYSVLDAHNFTVIDQGDRILITPVAEAKTRASQGDPRTSRDGQFVTEVIALGASSASDLAGLVRPLVSTNGYVGPSVSANALVVTDTASNVRRIGQVVRQLDSGTKNAHTLVTLRHGLAADIAKVLEASLGKSGAEAGSLVIADPRANRLVVVGPAAARQRLVQLAGSLDVPATSKLDNARVIRLHHSDAKQLAEVLDALGQGFNVQSGGSGSKDAMPATPVMVKADERQNALVVFADPAQLRTLENIVRELDQPRAQVLIHAAIVEISGDIVEALGVQWGLDSGNAKGLINFPGTGVPVLGGLNFDDKNPAPEGSLLRLGGGNFGALISALASNSRSNLLSTPSLLTLDNQEAEIIVGQNVPFKTGSYATNSSGADNPFTTVERKDVGISLKIRPHINEGSILRLEVEQEISDIAPSVSGVDSSDLITNKRALKSTILANDGEIIVIGGLIKDSVRTQESGVPLLRSIPYLGALFRWTKDTQTKSNLMVFLRPTIVRSRQDVADISEDRYKALRELSQPTGRQSNSLRLPVDPHELFDDNRERRAP; this is encoded by the coding sequence ATGGTCCTGTTGATCCCGGGGTGGGCGACTGCCGAGCAGCAGCGCTGGCAACTGGCGATGAACAACGCCGAGCTGCGGGACATCATTGATGAGATGTCATCGATCCTGGGCACGACCGTGATCCTCGATCCCAGGGTTCAAGGGCGCATCACCGTGATGTCCAGGCAGGCGCTGGATCGCGAGGGTGTGCGACGGCTGTTCTATTCGGTGCTCGATGCCCACAACTTCACGGTGATCGATCAAGGTGACCGGATCCTCATCACCCCCGTGGCGGAAGCCAAGACCCGTGCCAGCCAGGGCGATCCGCGCACGTCCCGGGATGGGCAGTTCGTGACCGAAGTCATCGCGCTCGGCGCCAGCAGCGCCTCCGATCTGGCGGGGTTGGTGCGGCCGCTGGTGTCGACCAACGGTTATGTCGGCCCGTCCGTCTCGGCCAATGCGCTGGTAGTCACCGATACCGCGAGCAACGTTCGGCGGATCGGGCAGGTGGTGCGTCAACTCGATTCCGGGACGAAAAATGCCCACACCCTCGTTACGTTGCGCCATGGCCTGGCGGCGGACATCGCCAAGGTGCTGGAGGCCTCTTTGGGCAAGTCGGGTGCCGAAGCCGGAAGCCTGGTGATTGCCGACCCGCGGGCTAACCGCCTGGTGGTGGTCGGCCCCGCGGCAGCGCGCCAACGTCTGGTTCAACTGGCCGGTTCCCTGGATGTTCCGGCGACGAGCAAACTCGATAACGCGCGGGTCATCCGTTTGCACCACAGTGATGCCAAGCAATTGGCCGAGGTGCTGGATGCGCTGGGGCAGGGCTTCAACGTGCAGTCGGGCGGCAGCGGCTCAAAAGACGCGATGCCGGCGACACCGGTGATGGTCAAGGCTGACGAGCGGCAGAATGCGTTGGTGGTGTTTGCCGATCCGGCGCAACTGCGGACCCTGGAAAACATCGTCCGCGAGCTCGATCAACCGCGCGCCCAGGTATTGATTCACGCCGCCATCGTGGAGATCTCCGGCGACATCGTCGAAGCACTGGGTGTGCAGTGGGGGCTGGACAGTGGCAACGCGAAAGGGCTCATCAACTTCCCCGGTACCGGCGTGCCGGTCCTTGGCGGATTGAATTTCGATGACAAGAATCCGGCCCCGGAGGGTTCGTTGTTGCGCCTGGGTGGCGGCAATTTTGGTGCCCTGATTTCAGCACTGGCGAGCAACAGTCGCAGCAACCTGTTGTCGACTCCCAGCCTGCTGACCCTGGACAACCAGGAAGCGGAAATCATCGTTGGCCAGAACGTGCCCTTCAAGACCGGCTCCTACGCCACCAACAGCAGCGGTGCGGACAATCCGTTCACTACCGTGGAGCGCAAGGATGTCGGGATCAGCCTGAAGATCCGCCCGCACATCAACGAAGGCTCGATTCTGCGCCTGGAGGTCGAGCAGGAAATCTCCGACATCGCACCGTCGGTGTCGGGCGTGGATTCCTCCGACCTGATTACCAACAAGCGTGCCCTCAAAAGCACGATCCTCGCCAACGATGGCGAAATCATCGTGATCGGCGGCCTGATCAAGGACAGCGTCCGGACTCAGGAAAGCGGCGTGCCGTTGTTACGCAGCATTCCGTACCTCGGCGCGCTGTTTCGCTGGACCAAGGACACCCAGACCAAAAGCAACCTGATGGTGTTTCTGCGCCCGACCATTGTGCGCTCCCGTCAGGACGTTGCCGATATCAGCGAGGACCGCTACAAGGCCCTGCGTGAGCTGAGTCAACCCACCGGGCGACAGAGCAATTCGTTGCGGCTGCCAGTGGACCCCCATGAACTGTTCGATGACAACCGCGAGCGTCGCGCCCCATGA
- a CDS encoding type II secretion system protein GspJ, whose product MSNRQHGFTLLELVIAMAIFAVLGLACWRLFDGVIRAERISSSHERDMRTLQRAIAVIERDVLQVTTQPMVLSEGVLQLQRGNWRNPLDEARSEVLNVTYRLDKGTLWRESLSAELLGRQRQKLLSDVRELQWRLYDDKQGWRSEWPVSRGHPVYGPKALEITFSTQRFEPIRRVLLLPGSGS is encoded by the coding sequence GTGAGCAATAGACAGCACGGTTTCACCTTGCTTGAACTGGTGATCGCCATGGCGATTTTCGCGGTGCTGGGCCTGGCCTGCTGGCGGCTGTTCGATGGGGTGATCAGGGCCGAGCGTATTAGCTCATCCCATGAGCGCGACATGCGCACCTTGCAGCGAGCCATCGCGGTGATCGAGCGCGATGTCTTGCAGGTGACGACACAGCCGATGGTGCTCAGCGAAGGTGTCTTGCAGTTGCAGCGCGGTAACTGGCGCAACCCGCTGGATGAGGCGCGCAGCGAGGTGCTGAACGTCACCTATCGTCTGGACAAGGGCACGCTCTGGCGTGAGAGCCTGAGCGCGGAGCTGCTTGGGCGGCAGCGGCAAAAACTGTTGAGCGACGTCCGCGAGTTGCAGTGGCGGTTGTACGACGACAAGCAAGGCTGGCGCAGCGAATGGCCAGTGAGCCGTGGCCATCCGGTGTATGGGCCGAAGGCCCTGGAAATCACGTTTTCGACACAGCGCTTCGAACCGATTCGTCGGGTCTTGCTGTTACCGGGGAGCGGCTCATGA
- a CDS encoding cytochrome b/b6 domain-containing protein has translation MKTSSYTGVQVFLHWLSAIIIVWALASGFYVSLFDVALPVKEWVAFINVSLTTVFIPFFVVRLYIALRRGRSAEKTDRSKTERLASFAHGLIYLVVSGVLVTGILMMDRAINVFDVFFIPQPLHDPYWIQLFLTIHVWTCLVLAALIALHVSAVIKHEVSGRRVLASMGFHR, from the coding sequence ATGAAGACTTCCTCGTATACAGGAGTACAAGTTTTTCTGCATTGGCTTTCGGCCATTATTATTGTCTGGGCACTCGCCAGTGGGTTTTATGTGTCGTTGTTTGATGTGGCGTTACCGGTCAAGGAGTGGGTGGCATTTATCAATGTGTCGCTGACGACAGTATTTATCCCCTTCTTTGTGGTGAGGCTTTATATCGCGCTACGTCGAGGTCGTAGTGCTGAAAAGACAGATCGCTCAAAGACCGAACGTCTGGCGTCATTCGCCCACGGGCTTATCTATCTGGTTGTCAGTGGGGTATTGGTGACGGGCATTTTGATGATGGACCGAGCGATCAATGTCTTTGATGTTTTTTTTATTCCACAGCCCCTGCATGACCCTTACTGGATTCAACTGTTTCTGACGATTCATGTGTGGACGTGTCTCGTACTGGCAGCGTTGATTGCCTTGCATGTGAGTGCGGTCATCAAACATGAGGTGTCGGGACGTCGTGTGCTTGCAAGCATGGGGTTTCACCGCTAA
- the gspG gene encoding type II secretion system major pseudopilin GspG: MNPARNTTLRGQRGFTLIEIMVVVVIIGVLGAIVVPQFMSRPDQAKVTAARTDILAISTSLEMYRLDNFNYPSTQQGLEALVKRPSGTPVPRNWSPQGYLKGLPVDPWGTPYQYLNPGVNSADGSYDLYSLGADGVSGGEGHAADIGNWGD; the protein is encoded by the coding sequence ATGAATCCTGCCCGTAACACAACCCTGCGCGGCCAACGTGGCTTTACCCTGATCGAAATCATGGTGGTGGTGGTCATCATTGGCGTGCTCGGTGCGATCGTCGTGCCGCAGTTCATGAGCCGCCCCGACCAGGCCAAGGTCACGGCGGCGCGCACCGACATTCTGGCGATCTCCACGAGCCTGGAAATGTACCGCCTCGACAACTTCAACTACCCCTCCACCCAGCAAGGGTTGGAAGCCTTGGTCAAACGCCCGTCGGGCACACCGGTGCCACGCAACTGGAGCCCTCAGGGGTATCTCAAAGGCTTGCCGGTGGACCCTTGGGGAACGCCGTATCAGTACCTCAATCCCGGGGTGAATTCGGCCGATGGCAGTTATGACCTGTATTCCCTCGGCGCCGACGGCGTGTCCGGCGGCGAAGGTCATGCTGCCGACATCGGCAACTGGGGAGATTGA
- the gspI gene encoding type II secretion system minor pseudopilin GspI, which yields MSKRKPGKSRPSRRRHRGFTLLEIMIALVVFAALAAAVMAAGQYALKQNARLEEQMCGAWIADNHLSELQLGAAPAQGVEHLNRHFDRRDWSLSQTISPAADPRLLKVELSVSRSGSDRVVHHTTGWIDAREQ from the coding sequence ATGAGTAAGCGCAAGCCCGGGAAGTCGCGTCCGTCACGCCGTCGGCATCGGGGTTTTACCTTGCTGGAAATCATGATTGCACTGGTGGTGTTTGCCGCGCTGGCGGCCGCCGTGATGGCGGCGGGGCAATACGCCCTCAAGCAGAACGCACGCCTGGAAGAGCAAATGTGCGGTGCCTGGATTGCCGACAATCACTTGAGCGAATTGCAGTTGGGGGCCGCTCCGGCTCAGGGGGTGGAACACCTGAACCGACATTTCGATCGGCGTGACTGGAGCCTGAGCCAGACGATCAGCCCGGCAGCCGACCCGCGCCTGCTCAAGGTCGAACTCAGTGTCAGCCGTTCGGGCAGTGACCGGGTTGTGCATCACACCACCGGTTGGATTGATGCCCGTGAGCAATAG
- the gbpA gene encoding N-acetylglucosamine-binding protein GbpA, translating to MKNTISTGGAFTGCTFSLTLLATLLASQNAVAHGYLNEPPSRAFQCQKGLNKDCGGAQYEPQSVGETFKGFPNGVGGAPLQGPVDGKIASGGIAMFSAVDAQSATRWHLTEIKDRSLDFDWKYTAAHPATKHEYFITKNGWNPNEPLKRASFDTTPFCFVDGGNVLPVSGDKHACVIPEDKTGHHVILGLWTVGDTDAAFHNVVDVNILAEAALPGGWNSVGAITPAATLLPGDKVKARAFTASGESAQYSVEISIKNAEEGKPESWSFALAEQINKTQTLVRAGIRDEHDNIEPVKGVNKLYAQKESGVTRYEVALQMQEDTDARMEFGGLAPEHELVKGVGKVAVPVFSNRAMTVEATIFDANNKPVGSNRQAVAAQSNTVLNVDVRSAPGTHGVKLVGTTEDGRTTRQAFEQTELTGEGGAQEYDFEFPNNLGEYTAGTKVLQPKDGLVYECKPFPFSGYCKQYSQTATGFEPGVGSDWAMAWDQK from the coding sequence ATGAAAAACACTATTTCCACAGGAGGTGCATTTACAGGATGTACGTTCTCGTTAACGCTGCTGGCAACCCTGCTGGCTTCACAGAATGCCGTGGCGCACGGTTACTTGAATGAGCCGCCATCCCGAGCCTTCCAGTGCCAGAAAGGTTTGAACAAAGACTGTGGTGGTGCGCAGTACGAACCGCAAAGCGTGGGTGAAACCTTCAAGGGCTTCCCGAACGGTGTGGGTGGCGCGCCGCTACAAGGTCCCGTAGACGGCAAGATTGCCAGTGGCGGCATTGCTATGTTTTCCGCGGTTGATGCTCAGTCCGCCACTCGCTGGCATCTGACTGAAATCAAGGACCGCTCCCTCGATTTCGATTGGAAGTACACCGCCGCTCACCCCGCGACCAAGCATGAATACTTCATTACCAAGAATGGCTGGAATCCGAATGAGCCGCTCAAGCGCGCCTCGTTCGATACCACGCCATTTTGCTTTGTGGACGGCGGTAACGTCTTGCCGGTCTCGGGGGACAAACACGCGTGCGTGATTCCTGAAGACAAGACCGGTCATCATGTGATTCTGGGTCTGTGGACCGTCGGTGACACTGATGCGGCCTTCCACAATGTCGTCGACGTCAACATTCTGGCCGAGGCGGCATTGCCTGGCGGCTGGAACTCCGTGGGTGCGATCACCCCGGCGGCAACGTTGCTGCCCGGCGACAAGGTCAAGGCGCGTGCCTTCACCGCCAGCGGTGAAAGTGCGCAATATAGCGTCGAAATCTCGATCAAAAACGCAGAAGAAGGCAAGCCTGAGAGCTGGTCGTTCGCCTTGGCGGAGCAGATCAACAAGACCCAGACGTTGGTCCGCGCTGGTATTCGCGACGAGCACGACAACATCGAACCGGTCAAAGGCGTGAACAAGCTCTACGCCCAGAAGGAAAGTGGTGTCACGCGTTATGAAGTGGCGCTGCAGATGCAAGAGGACACTGACGCCCGCATGGAGTTCGGTGGCCTGGCGCCAGAGCATGAGTTGGTGAAAGGCGTCGGCAAGGTTGCAGTTCCCGTGTTCAGCAATCGTGCAATGACGGTTGAAGCGACGATCTTCGATGCGAACAACAAACCCGTCGGGTCCAACCGGCAAGCGGTCGCGGCGCAAAGCAACACCGTGCTGAATGTCGATGTTCGTTCTGCTCCGGGCACACACGGCGTGAAACTGGTCGGTACCACTGAAGACGGTCGGACTACTCGTCAGGCCTTCGAGCAAACCGAACTGACCGGTGAAGGCGGTGCGCAAGAGTACGATTTCGAGTTCCCGAACAATCTCGGCGAATACACCGCAGGCACCAAGGTGCTGCAACCCAAGGACGGCCTGGTTTATGAGTGCAAGCCATTCCCTTTCTCGGGTTATTGCAAGCAATACAGCCAGACGGCAACAGGTTTCGAACCGGGTGTCGGCAGTGACTGGGCAATGGCTTGGGACCAGAAATAA